The Bordetella sp. FB-8 genome includes a window with the following:
- a CDS encoding ABC transporter ATP-binding protein, protein MALLDVKNLTKRFGGLVANKDISLSVEAGEIIAIIGPNGAGKSTLFNGLAGHHEPTSGTVQFNGAPLAGKKPEQVAALGLARTYQIPRNFGQMTVLENAMVGAMLRHARLDVARREAARVLDLVGLAERAGVRASELNVAGQKRVELARALATEPRMLLLDEVAGGLNPTEAIALAEILRGINARGVTLVIVEHVLEVVMRLAQRVLVLNFGQMIAEGPPAEIVRNPTVIEAYLGRKHRV, encoded by the coding sequence GTGGCACTTCTGGACGTTAAGAATCTCACCAAACGCTTTGGCGGCCTGGTGGCCAACAAGGACATCTCGCTGTCGGTCGAAGCCGGCGAAATTATCGCCATCATCGGCCCCAATGGAGCGGGCAAGAGCACGCTGTTCAACGGCTTGGCCGGCCACCACGAACCCACCTCGGGCACGGTGCAATTCAACGGGGCGCCGCTGGCGGGCAAGAAGCCCGAACAGGTCGCCGCCCTGGGCCTGGCGCGCACTTACCAAATCCCGCGCAATTTCGGCCAGATGACGGTGCTGGAGAACGCCATGGTTGGCGCCATGCTGCGCCATGCCCGGTTGGACGTCGCGCGCCGCGAGGCTGCCCGCGTGCTCGATCTGGTGGGGCTGGCCGAGCGCGCCGGCGTGCGGGCCTCGGAGCTGAACGTGGCAGGGCAGAAGCGGGTGGAACTGGCGCGCGCGCTGGCCACTGAACCGCGCATGCTTTTGCTCGACGAAGTAGCGGGCGGCCTGAATCCCACCGAGGCCATTGCCTTGGCCGAAATTCTGCGCGGCATCAACGCCAGGGGTGTGACGCTGGTCATCGTCGAACACGTGCTCGAAGTGGTGATGCGCCTGGCACAGCGCGTGCTGGTGCTGAATTTCGGCCAGATGATCGCCGAGGGTCCGCCGGCCGAGATCGTGCGCAATCCGACCGTGATCGAGGCTTACCTGGGGAGAAAACACCGTGTCTGA
- a CDS encoding methyl-accepting chemotaxis protein, protein MKKLTLKQMLWVPMLLCWLALLIVTAVNAIEARDASMQARRAALANVVDMSMSLVGDYAKQAEAGKLSAEEAQKQAIARIDAQRYGTSGYVSIVRDDQVLIDNPLSPKFNGRNMRKFRDAKGGALYQEIVDAGNSAGGSGYIHYWWPKPGATVPSEKISYVKHFAPWHWNLIAGDYMDDIQAQFYATLERSAGLLVLLGGLASLVAARVGRNVLRSIGGEPSDATALARQIARGDLTTSIRLLPGDQSSLMCALREMRDQLAIAIGHITRSTETIMVASQEIAAGNFDLSSRTEEQAAALQQTAASLDTLTQIVAQNAENAVKASELATDASNTAAHSGQVVNDVAGKMAEISDSSNKMGEIINTIESIAFQTNILALNAAVEAARAGEQGRGFAVVAGEVRQLAQRCAGAAKEIKSLIEQSVAHIGAGSRLTDKADETMTGAVAAVRRVTSIMNEISQASTLQSTGIGEVNQAIRQMDDVTQHNAALVEQVAASASSLDEQTQMLRRAVAAFKIDTPVAQLISADVSP, encoded by the coding sequence GTGAAAAAGCTGACTTTGAAGCAAATGCTGTGGGTGCCCATGCTTTTATGCTGGCTTGCGCTGCTGATCGTGACCGCGGTCAATGCCATCGAGGCGCGCGACGCCTCGATGCAGGCGCGGCGTGCGGCCTTGGCCAATGTCGTGGATATGTCGATGTCCCTCGTCGGCGACTATGCGAAGCAGGCCGAGGCGGGCAAGCTGTCGGCCGAAGAGGCGCAAAAGCAGGCCATTGCCCGCATCGACGCGCAGCGCTACGGCACGTCCGGCTATGTGTCGATCGTGCGCGATGACCAGGTGCTGATCGACAATCCGCTGAGTCCGAAGTTCAACGGCAGGAATATGCGCAAATTCCGCGATGCCAAAGGCGGGGCGCTCTACCAGGAAATCGTCGATGCAGGTAATTCGGCAGGAGGTTCGGGCTACATACACTACTGGTGGCCCAAGCCCGGCGCAACCGTGCCGAGCGAAAAGATCAGCTATGTCAAACACTTTGCGCCATGGCACTGGAATCTCATCGCGGGCGACTACATGGACGATATTCAAGCCCAGTTCTATGCAACGCTTGAACGTTCGGCCGGCCTGCTCGTATTGCTGGGTGGGCTGGCATCGCTGGTCGCCGCCCGCGTCGGGCGCAATGTCCTGCGCTCGATCGGCGGGGAGCCGTCGGACGCAACGGCGCTGGCCAGGCAGATCGCCCGGGGCGATCTCACGACCTCCATCAGGCTGCTGCCGGGCGACCAGTCCAGCCTGATGTGCGCGCTGCGTGAAATGCGCGACCAGCTCGCGATCGCGATCGGGCACATCACGCGGTCGACCGAAACGATCATGGTTGCATCCCAAGAGATCGCGGCCGGCAACTTCGACCTGTCCAGCCGCACCGAGGAGCAGGCCGCAGCTTTGCAGCAGACTGCCGCCAGCCTGGACACGCTGACGCAGATCGTCGCACAGAACGCGGAAAATGCCGTCAAGGCATCAGAGCTTGCGACCGATGCGTCCAACACCGCTGCGCACAGCGGGCAGGTCGTCAACGACGTGGCTGGGAAGATGGCCGAGATTTCCGACAGCTCGAATAAAATGGGCGAAATCATCAACACGATCGAGAGCATCGCGTTCCAGACCAATATCCTGGCCTTGAACGCCGCGGTCGAGGCGGCCCGCGCCGGGGAGCAGGGGCGAGGATTCGCGGTGGTCGCGGGTGAAGTCCGGCAGCTCGCGCAGCGCTGCGCGGGAGCTGCCAAGGAGATCAAGTCGTTGATCGAGCAATCGGTAGCCCACATTGGGGCCGGTTCGCGCCTCACGGACAAGGCCGACGAAACCATGACCGGGGCCGTTGCCGCAGTGCGACGCGTCACATCGATCATGAATGAGATTTCGCAGGCCTCGACGCTGCAAAGCACCGGCATCGGCGAAGTCAATCAGGCGATCCGCCAGATGGACGACGTAACCCAGCACAATGCCGCATTGGTAGAACAGGTGGCGGCCTCGGCCAGTTCGCTCGATGAGCAGACGCAGATGTTGCGGCGGGCCGTTGCGGCGTTCAAGATCGACACGCCCGTCGCGCAGTTGATAAGCGCCGACGTCAGCCCTTGA
- a CDS encoding branched-chain amino acid ABC transporter permease gives MTTQNLESGKNRHWPVLYAAVIATLLGLLPFAVKDSFTLQVLLLAIMFGALGASWNLVGGFLGRVSFGHGVFIGMGAYTTLLLLHYAKISPLVGIPLGGAICALLAWGVGGPTLRLSGHYFAMATIALLQIGLLLFTNWGWAGGATGLEAPIRDAGWMLLFRTKVPYYRIAVLLAFVTFCTTYFLVHSRVGFYWRAINGDEAAARSLGVPAERYKMLAFVISAGLTGMWGGFFAMYVGFIDPDSLFSLTTSVQIVLVAILGGVGTLVGPWLGAAVLLPLSEGLRVMMGSSGAGMDLLVFGLTILLVTLFLPGGLVTLRRRRRGTSGR, from the coding sequence ATGACGACGCAAAATTTAGAGTCCGGCAAGAACCGGCATTGGCCGGTGCTTTACGCGGCCGTCATCGCGACGCTCTTGGGGTTGCTGCCCTTCGCAGTCAAGGATTCCTTCACGTTGCAGGTGCTGCTGCTGGCCATTATGTTCGGCGCGCTGGGCGCGAGCTGGAACCTGGTGGGCGGCTTCCTGGGCCGGGTATCCTTCGGCCACGGTGTGTTCATCGGCATGGGGGCCTATACCACCTTGCTGCTGCTGCACTACGCGAAAATCTCGCCACTCGTCGGCATCCCGCTGGGCGGAGCGATTTGCGCCTTACTGGCCTGGGGCGTGGGCGGACCCACGCTGCGCCTGTCGGGCCATTACTTTGCCATGGCTACCATCGCGCTGCTGCAGATCGGCCTGCTGCTCTTTACCAACTGGGGCTGGGCGGGCGGGGCCACGGGGCTGGAAGCGCCCATCCGCGACGCGGGCTGGATGCTGCTGTTTCGCACCAAGGTCCCGTACTACCGCATCGCCGTGCTGCTGGCCTTCGTGACCTTCTGCACCACGTACTTCCTGGTCCATTCGCGCGTCGGTTTCTACTGGCGTGCCATCAACGGCGACGAGGCCGCCGCGCGCAGCCTGGGCGTTCCGGCCGAGCGATACAAGATGCTGGCCTTCGTGATTTCGGCGGGCCTGACGGGCATGTGGGGCGGCTTCTTCGCCATGTATGTAGGCTTCATCGATCCCGATTCCCTGTTCAGCTTGACCACATCCGTGCAGATCGTGCTGGTGGCCATCCTGGGCGGCGTAGGCACGCTGGTCGGGCCGTGGCTGGGTGCCGCGGTGCTGCTGCCTTTGTCCGAAGGCCTGCGCGTAATGATGGGCAGTTCCGGAGCCGGCATGGACCTGCTGGTGTTCGGCCTGACCATTCTGCTGGTCACCCTGTTCCTGCCCGGCGGGCTGGTTACCTTGAGGAGGCGCCGCCGTGGCACTTCTGGACGTTAA
- the rpoZ gene encoding DNA-directed RNA polymerase subunit omega: MARITVEDCLNKIPNRFNLTLAATYRARELAQGHAARIDSKDKPTVTALREIAAGQTGLEMLRKVPT; the protein is encoded by the coding sequence ATGGCCCGCATCACCGTCGAAGACTGTCTGAACAAGATCCCCAATCGTTTCAATCTCACGCTGGCCGCCACCTATCGTGCCCGCGAGCTGGCACAGGGTCATGCCGCACGCATCGACAGCAAAGACAAACCTACCGTCACGGCCCTGCGCGAAATCGCCGCCGGTCAAACCGGCCTGGAAATGCTGCGCAAAGTTCCGACCTGA
- a CDS encoding bifunctional (p)ppGpp synthetase/guanosine-3',5'-bis(diphosphate) 3'-pyrophosphohydrolase, whose protein sequence is MAFPGLKHASSGLLAALRAGSRLGLRSGSGKPHAATHAGTPSLPPIASLAPLTELIGSYLSPSDVEKVREAYRFADSAHLGQLRASGEPYISHPIAVTEICAGWKLDANALAAALLHDVIEDQDVSKQELVEKFGPEVAELVDGLTKLERLDFASKAQQQAESFRKMLLAMARDVRVILIKLADRLHNMRTLDVVSAEKRRRVARETLDIYAPIAHRLGLNVIYREFQNLCFAAMYPNRYQVLHRAVLAARGNRREVIGKIEDAVRAALPAAGIEAEVSGREKTLYGIYRKMLEQKKSFSEVLDIYGFRVIVHTLPECYLALGTLHQLYRPVPGKFKDYIAIPKLNGYQSLHTTLVGPYGTPVEFQFRTRDMHHVAEEGVASHWLYKESDTTLNDLQKRTHQWLQSLLDIQSQTGDSGEFLDHVKVDLFPDAVYVFTPRGKIISLPRGATPVDLAYAIHTDVGNQAVASKINGEFAPLRTELSSGDTIEIITSPASRPSAQWLNYVRTGRARSEIRHYLRTVKYEESVGFGERLLTQALEELHLALPAADDPQWDKLARSTGASSRDEILSDIGLGKRLAAVVARRFAPENALMATTAAAMDEMTAARAAPILIQGNEGQAVQLAPCCGPLPGDAIVAGVRLGQGLVVHTADCPVAQRAQAREPERWVPVAWDSQASKHFSTRLDIVTRNERGVLGRIAAEVSAADSNITHVTMHDDAVSTVLLHLTIQVDSRKHLAQVIRAVRHVPQVQKIVRVKG, encoded by the coding sequence ATGGCATTTCCCGGGCTCAAACACGCCTCTTCGGGCTTACTCGCCGCGCTACGCGCGGGGTCGCGTCTTGGGCTGCGCTCCGGTAGCGGCAAGCCTCATGCGGCAACGCATGCAGGCACTCCTTCGCTTCCTCCTATTGCCTCCCTGGCACCGCTGACCGAACTCATCGGCAGCTACCTCTCCCCTTCGGATGTCGAGAAAGTCCGCGAAGCCTATCGCTTTGCTGACTCGGCGCACCTGGGGCAATTGCGCGCCAGCGGCGAACCTTATATATCCCACCCGATCGCCGTCACCGAAATCTGTGCCGGCTGGAAGCTCGATGCCAACGCACTGGCGGCGGCCCTATTGCATGACGTCATCGAAGACCAGGACGTCAGCAAGCAAGAGCTGGTCGAGAAGTTTGGCCCCGAAGTGGCCGAGCTGGTCGACGGTCTGACCAAACTTGAACGCTTGGACTTCGCCTCCAAGGCGCAACAGCAGGCCGAGAGCTTTCGCAAGATGCTTCTGGCCATGGCGCGCGACGTTCGTGTCATTCTCATCAAGCTGGCTGATCGTCTGCACAATATGCGCACGCTGGACGTGGTCAGCGCCGAGAAGCGCCGCCGCGTGGCCCGCGAAACCCTCGATATCTATGCCCCCATCGCCCACCGTCTGGGCCTGAACGTCATATACCGCGAATTTCAGAATCTTTGTTTCGCGGCCATGTACCCCAATCGCTACCAGGTGCTGCATCGCGCCGTGCTGGCGGCTCGGGGCAACCGGCGCGAGGTCATCGGCAAGATCGAGGATGCCGTGCGCGCAGCCCTGCCGGCTGCCGGCATCGAGGCCGAAGTCAGCGGCCGAGAGAAAACGCTCTACGGCATCTACCGCAAGATGCTGGAGCAAAAGAAGTCCTTCTCCGAGGTCCTGGACATCTACGGCTTTCGCGTCATCGTCCACACCCTGCCCGAGTGCTACCTGGCCCTGGGTACGCTACACCAGCTTTATCGCCCGGTGCCCGGCAAATTCAAGGACTATATCGCCATCCCCAAGCTCAATGGCTATCAGTCCTTGCACACCACGCTGGTCGGCCCCTATGGCACACCCGTGGAATTCCAGTTCCGCACCCGCGACATGCACCACGTGGCCGAGGAAGGCGTAGCCTCGCACTGGCTGTACAAGGAAAGCGACACCACGCTGAACGATCTGCAGAAACGCACGCACCAATGGCTGCAGTCATTGCTCGACATCCAGAGCCAGACAGGCGACTCGGGCGAATTCCTCGATCACGTCAAGGTCGACCTGTTCCCCGACGCGGTTTATGTATTTACGCCGCGCGGCAAAATCATCTCTTTGCCGCGCGGCGCCACGCCGGTGGATCTGGCCTACGCCATCCACACCGACGTGGGCAACCAGGCCGTGGCATCCAAGATCAACGGCGAATTCGCACCGCTGCGCACCGAGTTGAGCAGCGGCGATACCATCGAGATCATCACCTCGCCCGCCTCGCGTCCAAGCGCCCAGTGGCTCAATTATGTGCGCACCGGCCGCGCCCGCTCGGAAATCCGGCACTACCTGCGCACGGTCAAATATGAAGAATCGGTGGGTTTCGGCGAGCGGCTGCTGACGCAGGCGCTGGAAGAACTGCACCTGGCCCTGCCGGCGGCCGACGATCCCCAATGGGACAAGCTGGCCCGCAGCACGGGCGCCAGCTCGCGCGACGAAATCCTCTCGGACATAGGCCTGGGCAAGCGCTTGGCGGCCGTGGTGGCGCGCCGCTTCGCCCCGGAGAATGCCCTGATGGCCACCACCGCCGCGGCCATGGACGAGATGACCGCGGCCCGCGCCGCGCCCATCCTGATCCAGGGAAACGAAGGCCAGGCGGTGCAATTGGCGCCCTGCTGCGGCCCCTTGCCCGGCGATGCGATCGTCGCGGGCGTGAGGCTGGGCCAGGGGCTGGTGGTGCACACCGCGGACTGCCCTGTCGCGCAGCGCGCCCAGGCGCGCGAGCCGGAGCGCTGGGTGCCCGTGGCCTGGGACAGCCAGGCCAGTAAGCATTTCTCGACCCGGCTGGACATCGTCACGCGCAACGAGCGCGGCGTGCTGGGCCGGATCGCAGCCGAAGTTTCCGCTGCCGATTCCAATATCACCCATGTCACCATGCACGACGATGCCGTCTCCACGGTGCTCCTGCATCTGACGATTCAGGTCGATAGCCGCAAGCACCTGGCCCAGGTGATCCGCGCGGTGCGCCACGTCCCGCAGGTGCAGAAGATCGTGCGCGTCAAGGGCTGA
- the gmk gene encoding guanylate kinase has product MLNSPGNVFMVIAPSGAGKSSLVRALLDQDCCIELSISCTTRAPRPGEQDGREYRFTPLEDFLAMRNANALLEWAEVHGNYYGTPRDRIDAATRAGRDVLLEIDWQGARQIRQRFPKAIGIFILPPSIHELAKRLRARGQDSDDVISRRLLAAGSEIAHAPECEYVIINQEFSVALAELIQIISAARLRFASQAVRHASLFAQLGIPADH; this is encoded by the coding sequence ATGCTCAATTCTCCCGGAAACGTCTTCATGGTGATCGCCCCCAGCGGCGCAGGCAAGTCCAGCCTGGTGCGCGCGTTGCTCGATCAAGATTGCTGCATCGAACTGTCGATCTCGTGCACGACGCGCGCACCGCGTCCGGGCGAGCAGGACGGCCGCGAATACCGGTTCACCCCGCTTGAGGACTTTCTGGCTATGCGCAATGCCAACGCGCTGCTGGAATGGGCTGAGGTCCACGGCAACTACTATGGCACCCCGCGCGACCGCATCGATGCGGCCACGCGCGCCGGCCGCGACGTACTGCTGGAAATCGACTGGCAAGGCGCGCGCCAGATCAGGCAGCGCTTTCCCAAGGCCATAGGCATCTTCATCCTGCCCCCGTCCATCCACGAACTGGCCAAGCGTCTGCGCGCCCGCGGACAGGATTCGGACGACGTGATCTCGCGTCGCCTGCTGGCAGCCGGCAGCGAAATCGCCCATGCGCCGGAATGCGAATATGTTATTATTAATCAAGAATTTAGCGTGGCCCTTGCAGAGTTGATACAAATCATCAGCGCTGCTCGGCTGCGTTTTGCGTCGCAGGCCGTACGCCATGCTTCGCTGTTCGCGCAACTGGGCATCCCGGCAGATCATTGA
- a CDS encoding ABC transporter ATP-binding protein — protein MLKVEGLHVSYGGVQAVQDVSLEVRAGEITALLGANGAGKSSTLMAIIGAVKPRGGRVVFEGRDITGTPPEKLVARGIAMIPEGARVFARQTVEQNLRLGAYTVRDESVSRRRLDHVYRLFPRLQERREQLAGTMSGGERQMLAIGRALMSGPRLLLIDEPSLGLSPLLVEQVFDALVELNRESAVTVLLVEQNMAQALEVASRAYVMQTGRIALSGDAAELAASDEVRKAYLGM, from the coding sequence ATGCTCAAAGTTGAAGGCCTGCATGTTTCCTACGGTGGCGTGCAGGCCGTGCAGGATGTATCGCTGGAAGTTCGCGCCGGAGAGATCACGGCGCTGCTGGGCGCGAACGGCGCGGGCAAGTCCAGCACGCTCATGGCCATCATCGGCGCGGTCAAGCCCAGGGGCGGACGCGTGGTTTTCGAAGGGCGCGACATCACCGGCACACCGCCGGAAAAGCTGGTCGCGCGGGGCATCGCCATGATTCCCGAGGGCGCGCGCGTATTCGCACGGCAGACGGTGGAGCAAAACCTGCGGCTGGGCGCCTATACGGTGCGCGATGAGTCGGTCAGCCGGCGGCGGCTCGATCATGTGTATCGGCTCTTCCCGCGCTTGCAGGAGCGCCGCGAACAACTGGCCGGGACCATGTCGGGCGGCGAGCGGCAGATGCTGGCAATAGGCCGCGCTTTGATGAGCGGCCCCCGGCTTCTGCTGATCGATGAACCCAGCCTGGGTCTGTCGCCGCTCCTGGTCGAGCAGGTGTTCGACGCGCTGGTCGAGCTGAACCGCGAGAGCGCGGTCACGGTGCTGCTGGTGGAGCAGAACATGGCGCAGGCGCTGGAAGTGGCTTCTCGGGCTTACGTCATGCAAACCGGGCGGATCGCCCTGTCCGGGGACGCCGCCGAGCTGGCGGCCTCCGATGAGGTGCGCAAGGCGTATCTAGGCATGTAG
- a CDS encoding hydantoinase B/oxoprolinase family protein, translating into MKWQFWIDRGGTFTDIVARRPDGSTATAKMLSENPEQYRDAAVAGIRKLLGIAPGQPVPAEVVDCVKMGTTVATNALLERKGERTLLVATRGFRDALRIAYQNRPRLFDRRVMLPEMLYESVIEADERLDASGSVVNPLDEAALRRDLRAAHERGLRAVAIVFMHAWIEPAHEMRAAELARELGFAQVSVSHEASPLIKYVSRGDTTVVDAYLSPILRRYVDQVAGELPGIRLMFMQSSGGLTDAHRFRGKDAILSGPAGGIVGMVRTSEQAGFDRVIGFDMGGTSTDVSHYAGEFEREFETSVAGVRMRAPMMSIHTVAAGGGSILHFDGSRLRVGPDSAGANPGPACYRRGGPLAVTDCNVLLGKIQPDFFPRVFGPDADQSLDREAVVRRFAEMAEQVHRDTGRRMTPEQLAEGFLEIAVGSMAEAIKRISVQRGHDVTDYALTVFGGAGGQHACLVADALGMGTVYAHPLAGVLSAYGMGLAMQTEMRQRTVEKVLSAELVPELAAGLDELAAQAQGELLRQQVQAADIRVQRRVHLKYRGTDTALEIPWSTPDQARAAFEAAYRQRYSFLMPGRELVVETLSVEASGGGQTGAEAPIKRVRAGALSPRRTVGMFSGGAWHDTPLYVREDTAPGDVMRGPAIISEPNQTTVVEPGWEARVTELDHLVLRRVAARAPRRAIGTDVDPIMLEVFNNLFMSIAEQMGYRLQNTAYSVTIKERLDFSCAIFDAQGNLIANAPHMPVHLGSMGESIKTVMRENAGRMRPGDAYVVNDPYNGGTHLPDLTVITPVFDRDGQEILFYVGSRGHHADIGGTTPGSMPPDSRTVQEEGVLFTNFQLVRDGEFREGAVREVLASGRWPARNPDQNIGDMQAQIAANEKGVYELLKMCDHFGLDVVRAYMGHVQDNAEEAVRRVISVLKDGRYEYPLDNGAVIRVAVRVDAAARTAQVDFTGTSKQLDNNFNAPGSISVAAVLYVFRTLVEDDIPMNAGCLKPIEIILPEGSMLRPRAPASVVAGNVETSMCVVNALYGALGVLAASQGTMNNFTFGNERYQYYETISGGTGAGPVRIDATGPRDEGFDGTSVVQAHMTNSRLTDPEVLELRFPVRLDSYAIRQHSGGRGRYRGGDGGIRRIRFLQDMTAAILSNNRLYAPFGLAGGSAAMMGRNCIERADGSIQELGPQDSAQLHPGDVFVIETPGGGGYGEEQP; encoded by the coding sequence ATGAAATGGCAATTCTGGATCGATCGTGGGGGCACGTTCACGGACATCGTGGCACGCAGGCCCGACGGCAGCACCGCCACGGCCAAGATGCTGTCCGAGAACCCCGAGCAGTACCGAGACGCGGCAGTGGCGGGCATACGCAAGCTGTTGGGTATCGCACCCGGACAGCCTGTGCCGGCCGAGGTCGTCGATTGCGTGAAGATGGGCACCACGGTTGCCACCAATGCGCTGCTCGAACGCAAGGGCGAGCGCACCTTGCTGGTGGCTACGCGCGGCTTTCGCGATGCGCTGCGCATCGCCTATCAGAATCGTCCGCGCCTGTTCGATCGCCGCGTGATGCTGCCCGAGATGCTCTATGAATCGGTGATCGAGGCCGATGAACGGCTGGACGCGTCGGGCAGTGTGGTGAACCCGCTGGACGAAGCCGCGTTGCGCCGCGATCTGCGGGCCGCCCATGAGCGCGGCCTGCGCGCGGTGGCCATCGTCTTCATGCATGCCTGGATCGAACCCGCACACGAGATGCGTGCCGCCGAACTCGCGCGCGAACTCGGCTTTGCGCAGGTTTCCGTCTCGCACGAGGCCAGTCCCCTCATCAAATATGTATCGCGCGGCGACACAACCGTGGTCGATGCCTATCTTTCGCCTATTCTGCGGCGCTACGTGGATCAGGTCGCAGGCGAGCTGCCGGGCATACGCCTGATGTTCATGCAGTCCTCGGGCGGCTTGACCGACGCGCATCGCTTTCGAGGCAAGGACGCCATCCTGTCCGGCCCGGCCGGCGGTATCGTGGGCATGGTGCGCACCAGCGAACAGGCCGGTTTTGACCGCGTGATCGGCTTTGACATGGGCGGTACGTCCACCGACGTCTCGCACTATGCGGGCGAGTTCGAGCGCGAGTTCGAAACCAGCGTGGCCGGCGTGCGCATGCGTGCCCCCATGATGAGCATCCATACTGTGGCGGCCGGAGGTGGGTCCATTCTGCATTTCGACGGTTCGCGCCTGCGCGTGGGGCCGGACTCGGCCGGTGCCAATCCCGGACCGGCCTGTTATCGGCGCGGCGGCCCCTTGGCCGTGACCGACTGCAATGTGCTGCTGGGCAAGATCCAGCCCGACTTCTTTCCACGCGTCTTCGGCCCCGACGCCGATCAATCTCTGGATCGTGAAGCCGTGGTCCGGCGTTTTGCCGAAATGGCCGAGCAGGTGCACCGCGACACGGGCCGCCGGATGACGCCGGAGCAACTGGCCGAGGGCTTTCTGGAAATCGCCGTGGGCAGCATGGCCGAGGCCATCAAGCGCATCTCCGTGCAGCGCGGGCATGACGTGACGGACTACGCTCTCACCGTCTTCGGCGGCGCGGGCGGCCAGCACGCCTGTCTGGTGGCCGATGCCCTGGGCATGGGCACGGTGTATGCGCACCCGCTGGCCGGCGTACTGTCTGCCTACGGCATGGGTTTGGCCATGCAGACCGAGATGCGGCAACGAACGGTTGAGAAAGTGCTGTCGGCCGAACTCGTTCCCGAGCTGGCCGCAGGGCTGGACGAGCTGGCCGCGCAAGCCCAAGGCGAGCTGCTGCGCCAGCAGGTGCAAGCCGCGGACATCCGCGTGCAGCGCCGCGTGCACCTGAAGTACCGAGGCACCGACACAGCGCTGGAAATTCCGTGGAGCACTCCCGATCAAGCGCGCGCCGCATTCGAAGCCGCCTATCGCCAACGCTACTCCTTCCTCATGCCTGGACGCGAGTTGGTGGTGGAGACGCTTTCGGTCGAAGCGAGCGGCGGCGGCCAGACCGGGGCCGAAGCGCCCATCAAGCGCGTGCGCGCGGGCGCCTTGTCGCCGCGCCGGACCGTGGGCATGTTCAGCGGCGGGGCCTGGCACGACACCCCTCTGTATGTACGCGAGGACACCGCACCCGGCGACGTGATGCGCGGGCCTGCCATCATCTCCGAGCCCAACCAGACCACCGTGGTCGAACCCGGCTGGGAGGCCCGGGTCACCGAGCTGGATCATCTGGTGCTCAGGCGCGTGGCGGCGCGCGCACCGCGCCGCGCCATCGGCACTGATGTCGACCCGATCATGCTGGAGGTGTTCAACAATCTCTTCATGTCCATCGCCGAGCAGATGGGCTATCGCCTGCAGAACACCGCCTATTCGGTCACCATCAAGGAGCGCCTGGATTTTTCCTGCGCCATTTTCGACGCGCAGGGCAATCTCATCGCCAATGCGCCGCACATGCCGGTGCACCTGGGTTCCATGGGCGAATCCATCAAGACCGTCATGCGCGAGAACGCAGGCCGCATGCGGCCGGGCGATGCCTATGTGGTCAACGATCCCTATAACGGCGGCACGCACCTGCCCGACCTGACGGTGATCACCCCCGTGTTCGACCGCGACGGACAGGAGATCCTGTTCTACGTGGGCTCGCGCGGCCACCATGCGGACATCGGCGGCACCACGCCGGGTTCGATGCCGCCCGATTCGCGCACGGTCCAGGAGGAGGGGGTGCTTTTCACCAATTTCCAGCTGGTGCGGGACGGCGAGTTCCGCGAAGGTGCCGTACGCGAGGTGCTGGCCTCGGGCCGGTGGCCCGCCCGCAACCCCGACCAGAACATCGGCGACATGCAGGCTCAGATCGCCGCCAATGAAAAGGGCGTGTACGAATTGCTCAAGATGTGCGATCACTTCGGTCTGGACGTCGTGCGCGCCTATATGGGGCACGTGCAGGACAATGCCGAGGAGGCCGTGCGCCGCGTGATTTCGGTGCTCAAGGACGGCCGCTACGAATATCCGCTGGACAACGGCGCGGTCATCAGAGTGGCCGTCCGGGTCGATGCGGCCGCTCGTACCGCGCAAGTGGATTTCACCGGCACATCGAAGCAGTTGGACAACAACTTCAACGCTCCGGGATCGATCTCGGTAGCGGCGGTGCTGTACGTGTTTCGCACGCTGGTCGAGGACGACATCCCCATGAATGCCGGCTGCCTCAAACCCATCGAGATCATCCTGCCGGAAGGCTCCATGCTGCGCCCCCGGGCGCCGGCCTCGGTGGTGGCCGGCAACGTCGAGACCTCAATGTGCGTGGTCAATGCGCTCTATGGCGCACTGGGCGTGCTGGCGGCGAGCCAGGGCACGATGAACAACTTCACCTTCGGCAACGAGCGCTACCAATACTACGAGACGATCTCGGGCGGTACGGGGGCAGGTCCGGTGCGCATTGATGCGACAGGACCCAGGGACGAGGGTTTCGACGGTACCTCTGTCGTCCAGGCGCACATGACCAACTCGCGCTTGACCGATCCCGAAGTGCTGGAACTGCGCTTTCCGGTGCGGCTGGATTCGTACGCGATACGCCAGCACTCGGGTGGAAGGGGCCGCTATCGGGGCGGCGACGGCGGCATCCGGCGCATCCGCTTCCTGCAAGACATGACGGCGGCCATTCTGTCCAACAATCGCCTTTATGCGCCTTTCGGCCTGGCGGGCGGCTCGGCCGCCATGATGGGACGCAACTGTATCGAGCGCGCCGATGGTTCGATTCAGGAACTGGGGCCGCAGGACAGCGCGCAGCTTCATCCCGGCGACGTGTTCGTGATCGAGACGCCGGGAGGCGGCGGATATGGAGAGGAACAGCCGTGA